CATGAATTAGTTGCTATGAGatctaaataaattttgacgacaaaagaattttctttttttgctttGAAAACAGAGAAGTTTAATAATTGCGTAAAGGAGGCATTTGCCTAGCTTAGCATGATGGGGGTGTTTTAAAATGTTCggtattttgaaataatttgacACTTGAATCAAGTTCTCATTGTCGATCTTTCAATTAAAACTAGTCACTACTTTAACACATTATGAACCACTATAGTAGGGAAATGGAGTCATGCAAACAAAGAAACCAAACATGGATTGGAAAGAGGGATAAAAAGAACTTCAAAAGTAACATACTCTGGTTTTGCTTAAGATTGTCAACTGCATCTTTCTCATCATCACCAATACCTTCCCCATTAGAAGCTGCTGCAGTTCCCTCTAATAAATAACGGAGGAGTTTTTCCTTGGATAGACGAAGTCCCAAACCAGCCTGATAAAACAAGGAATAAGAAGCGAGGGAGAAAAATTGCTTTTGAAGTATAAGTTTTCCAATATTTGACACAATATGCCAATATGAGCAATGTagacaaaaaaatcttattgTAAATATCACCTTATCACAACAGTAACTAGAATACAATTTCAATGGAAGCAAAAAGCTTACCTCATAGTACAACTCTATAAATTCACGTTTGTAGTTGTTTTCAACATCCCATGGAAGCGGTTGATCATCTGCGAATACGTTAGCTAGCTAAGGGTGTAACACAGCCATTTACacaaaactagtttaaagataATGTAAATACAACATTTATAAAAGGATATCATATCAAGGTGAACTGAAAACATGTCGGTCTCGCAGAAATCTTCAATGAAGTCACTGGACATGACCTCTGCATACAATAGAAGAACAGGCCAGTGAAGGATATTACTTTTGTCCAACACAGGCTTCTTTAATCCAGTAAGTTCTCGATACATGGCCTTTCCAATCTTCAAGCCTCTATTTTCCGTTGCAGAAACAATTTCCTGCACAGTTTTTGTTTAAGATGGACATGAGCTCTTTCCACATTATTAAAAGTTACATAAGAAAACGACTGTTCTGAAGTAGCAGCTATAGCAGTGCCTTAGTGCTATAAGCGGAATATAGGGCATGTTTTGGGATAGGCTTATGTGAGCTTATCTACCGAGTACCGACACAATCATAAGGGAAATTGTTTGggagagtttatgaaaacaacttatgacattccataagctgttttcaacttattttcctAAGCTCTCCTAGATAGCatataaaaacagcttatagcctatataaaaaaaattgactttatttttcttttgttatagaaaaagcttatacataagcacttaagTTATAAGCgtttaattaaattgtttatccaaatagggcCTAAGCAAACCGCTATTATTCTGCTGCGATATACTATTTAGTataaaatgttgtcaaatagggGCTATACAAGCACTGTTGAATtacggaatttgaacaaactgatATTTTCCACGACCCGCAATGGACAACACTAAAGAAAACAGTTCAAAGTTTATACCTTTGCCTCAGCAATAGCCTTAGAAACTTGAGCCTCATGCTTTTCATTGTCCAAGATCTTAAGACCAATCTGGTTATCAAGCTTCTTCAATTCCTCATTTTTAGGGTCCAAATGAAGACCCATTTGACAATAGTCTTGTGCTTCATCCAACAAATTCAATGAAATAGAAGCTTTGGCAGCTCTATAAATTGCCTAAAAACGGTTTCCACCATTACTATCAAAACATCAAAAATAAGGAATTACAATAAACAAAGAAACACATAATAAAGTTTACACCTTTATACTTGAAGGGTTCAATTTGAGTGCATCATTAGCATCAGTAAGAGCTCTTCTAAAATTTCCAAGCAACAAATTGACATGGGCTCTATTTGAAAAAAGAATGGAAGTCTCGGAATCACTCAAAGCTTTCTGATTAATTGCCCTTGTGTAGCAATCAATAGCATCAGAGTAATGTTTCTTACCCATCTTCACATATTGATTACCCTTTTCCTGAAAAAGATTATTGAGAGTGAAATAAAAGcaaaagaatgttttttttttttttttttttgtattttgaaaaCATACTGAAGAAAGATTATATACCTTGAGTTCTAAGGCCGCAGACTCTTTGATTGCAGCAATGGCTTCAAGGTCTGCTTTCTCGTTTTCGGTCAAGGGCTCTGAACCCTTTTCCATCCATAGCGCCAtagttaatttttcttttttgggtttttttattGCTCTTAGAAATGCAGCTTTAACGCAGTTTTTTTGTAAGCAGCTTTAAGGTAGTTTCGTTGGAAGACTCTGGAACTATATGGAACACTGTCACTGCAGTGGCGATTCCAGTAATATTAGAGAGCCTAGGCAAAATTTTGGAGGGAATTTTATCAACCAAATTTCTGGATACAATAATATTTAAACCAGCAAAATATGAGTCAAATAAGGGGATGAAATATAACATACCAATAGTGTACTACATAAAACTAGGAGGCAAATTCCCCTAATGAAAGAAATCCATAACAAAACTTAGTGAGAAAGAAACTGATAACTGATCAACGAGACTACATTTCAAACTGAATACAAATATCACAAGACTATCTTATTCTTATTAATATTGTGTATAAGATCAAACTGATCAAGAATACAAGGTTTGTCATCAgcttataaaagaaagaaagtgctTCATCAACAAAGGTGATTTTGATCCATCAAAGTGAACACAAATGTCCACAATTAAACAAAGTTTTAGTTGCAGTTACGATGACAATAATATCACAAAGTAGAAAATCACCAAGTTAGTTTACAACAAGAGGCATCATGAAATCAAATAGTTTTTAGAACAAAAACCCTTCATTCTCACtattttagaacaaaaacactattgcagaaccaaccaaaactacttatttatataaccaaaacagcttatttatataatcacttaacaatcaaaacagcttaataaatttaaaattcaaaacaacaccaaatcatcaaacaaagattctagattgagaaggttaggttgttaaaaattaattgcagTATGTTAGTTTGCTTACCTGAAACTGAGAGCGAAAGATTGAACGGCGTTACGGCGTTACGGCGAGGTGAGTGAACGGCGTTACGGCGAGGTGAGTGAGAGAGATTGAGAGCAGTGAGAGAGGGATTGAGAGCGGCGGCCGGCGGGTGAGAGAGGAACTGAGAGCGGCGGCCGGTTTGAGAGAGAGGGATCGAGAAAGAGAAAGCAAATTCTAACTCTTCCTTTTTCTGTTTtagttttcatttaaaaaaaaaaataataataaaaaaaataaaaagggcaGCCCTGGCACGTGCCAGGCATGCCCGGCGGTATACTCGCCACTGTCACTGACATCAAATAGCCCCAAACACAATAACGGTTGGAAATAAAACTACAGTCAAAGATCTTGAATTCCACTTTAAAACACCACcaagtttgaattttgaattttgattttattttatcaatcaGAGAATCTACTTCAACAACTTTGTGATTAAAAACCCTATCATTTTTAGCTTAGGTATATATGGTTTCGGTCTAATTTGGGGCATTAGAGTCGAAAACATCCATTAAATTCTGAATTGGTTTTACTCTAAAGGTTCAAAGGCACAGGGAATCATTCAAAACGGTATCACTCACTGAACCCTATTTCCAGTCAAAGGAACAATCGCCCTAGGAATCACAACAACTACAACACTAACCACACAGATCATTCAtcagaacaaaacaaacaaacaaacatcgGTAGATTCAAAGTTAATAGTGATGCTAACCTGTTGGAATATATGCTCACAGTGGAAGCTTATGGCTTTGTATCTATCCGTTAACCTTGCCGTTCATTGCTGCTTCAGAAGACAAAATGTTGGTGCGTGTTTtcaagagaattttttttgcccCCTTTATTTTTTGTGCGAGTAGttaaattactaaaataccTTTGGTCTGCTGAAGGATTTCGATACTAtaatgttttctctccccacctcacccgtgaattttttttattccaattttgtccttggtGAAAAAAttggttcgcagaaaccgaatttttattggtttttagaaatcgaaatttgttttcaaggcaaaaaaaacttccGTTTCTACGAAGCGAAGTTTTtttaagggcaaaattggaaattcaaggggataaaagattcacgggggtggggagagaaaacatcataaaATTATTCAAACTAGTATGTCGGCCCTTGCTGTGCACgggattattttcttttttaatattatttatgtgtttattttagtatattatttgaataatttggtttaaaatcTTACGATAAAATTTAGATAAGATTTGCATGATATATGTTTAACGATGATACAGGATAGAGCGAGATGAAAACTATTATTTCGCTTCTCATTCTACACTATTAGGAgataattctttcttttatctTCATCCCGGGACTATATAGCGACCCtataaatatagaataataataaactcggttctcaaatgaaaatttaattagtcaaatatcatttttaatagTGAGGTAGAAAATATTCTGCATTTTTCATTCTAAACCAGTTGGAGATTCTCTCTTTATCACTTTATTTCTATATCTCTCCCACaagataattttaattttttttaataatattttttttttcttttgaagactgtctatttcatttttcattttatattattttgaatggtgtatatatttttctttcaattgtttataaaattgattttatttaatttactttaagtatgaaaatatgatatatgttaCACAGGCACAGTGGGGTGGGATGTACTCCCCCATTCTTTGTTCCCCGTTCAACAAAACTAAGAGATTTTATCTCccttcctctctctctctcacatcTCTATCTCCTAGGACTCTATAGGGACtccatcaataaaaaataattgtaaattttatactatttttcaaatgaatatTAACATACTTTGATCATTGTATCACAAAGAAGCAATCTTCACGCGTgaaagtcaaataaaaaaaatccatgtATGGATCTCCACTTACATTGATAAATTAGCATTCGTAAAATGGTTTGAACGAAGGTTTATGGAAAGCTTAAAATTggaattatatataaaaaaatcatagattataaaaaattaaaattatattaatttattttaggtttcccATGAATTTCATCAGCCGGATGTAATCTAGTGAAAGTGCGATAAAtacaaaatatgaaaaaaaattgtagtcggaattcaaattttaattagtcaatGTGAGTGTATTTATAATAGTGGAGTGGGAAATGTTTCTCATTTCCTATTATATACCACTGAGAGATTCTCTCTCTCCCTTTCTCTATTTCTATCTCTTTCCCGTCTCCGTTACACGACTCTATAGAGACTCCAGCGATAGAAAAcaattgttaattatttttttttaataaatatcaaAAAAATTCACATGCTCAGTTATCACTATTTTCTACTTACACTTTTTTATCCTGGGGGTCACTTTTCATTgtgctaaataaaattttgaataagcGATTCCcatgataaaatatgaaatatgaaaatgtgGATAATCCCCGCAGTCGATATTCAAATTTTAACAATTGTGGTGTGCACTGAAGCTGCACAATGAATGagttatgtatatataatagaaCATAACTTTGTATAAGCTTATATATATCTGAttaatttagttgttttttttgttacatactAATTTGTATAtatccaacaattttttttttttttggtgagtaAAGAGGGCAAAGCCCGAATAGAAAGAACAACTACATAACTACTCTAACACTCCTAGGCATGCAAGCCCCGGATACATCATCAAAGAGGATTTGTTGGAGTTCCCTAGGAGGATCCTCCAAAATTCTCACATCATATGAACTCTGGTTGAGACTAAAACTAGCTAGCCAATCCGCACATCTATTTCCTTCGCGCCATGTGTGTTTAAACATAACGTGCCACTGTAGGTTCGAGAGGTCTTGGATGCGATTAACCAAGATAGGAGCTTTTCCATTGAGCTTGCACCTGCCCGTTACCATATCAATCAGAAGCTTTGAGTCACTTTCCACTATGAGGTGTGTATACCCTTGTCTTCTCGCCATTTCCATTCCCGTATACATTCCCCACATTTCAGCATGAAGAGCATCACAATCTCCGATCCTTTGTGTATACCCTATTAGCCACCGACCATCTGAGTCCCGAAAAAGACCGCCACATCCTGCAATGTTCATTGAATCCTTGTATGCCCCATCACAGTTAAGCTTGATCCAATCTCCATGTGGATTTTTCCAGCCGATGTAAATTGTTTCACGTTGTATACGAATTCCCGTCTTGAGAGTACGCTCATATTGCTCAATATCCTTAGTCATCCTAAGAATCACTTGTGATGGATCATTAGGTCGTTGAAAGTCTTCTTCAAAAATGGCTTTGTTTCTCCAATTCCAAAGGTGCCAACACGCCACCATGAAAATTGATTGCCAGCTCCCTTCTTGACTCCCAATGTCTCTTTTGTTTAAGTTCATGAAAATCCACTCCCTGcaatcaaaagaagaaaaaaaattagtaatttgATTAGAACTTACTAACTTGATCCAAATGCGAGTTGCAAACATGCAATCCCTAAGAGTGTGAATAACAGTCTCTTCGTCATTTCCACAAATAGAGCAAATAGGTGAAACTCCTACTCCCCACTTGCTTCTACGAGCATTTGTTAAGAGACGGCCATGAGCTGCAATCCACATAAAAGTTTGGATCCGATGAGGTCCCTTCCAAGCCCAAATCTTATTCCAATCCCCATTTATGTGATTGTCATTCCCATGTTGCAAATCATAAGCGCTTTTAACGGTGAAATGATGGGTATTAGTGCCTTTCCAACCAATCGTATCATCTCCGTCTGTACCAATAGGTGCCGGAATAGCCATTATTTGGCTCACTATGTTGGGATTGAGATGAGTATGTAGAAAATTAAGATCCCAATGTCCTTCCGTCGTCAAGACATCTTTAACCAAAAGAGTTGTGTCAATTATGTTATTAGTGGCATTAATCATTAGAGGAGAGCCATTAGGAGTCCATTTATCCATCCAAAAGTTGATACTGTTACCATCCCCCAATTGCCATACAATGTGATTTTGGAATTGCTCCCAAATGCTAGACAAGGCTTTCCACAGAGGGGAGTCATAGGGCTGGGAACTAATCTCATATCGAAGGTCTTTATTTCTTCCGTACTTACTATAGAGCACTTGGCACCAAAGATCATCAGGCTTATTAATCAAGTTCCAAAGAATCTTCATGAGAAAAGCTTCATTCATAAGACGAGGGCTTTTAAATCCTAGCCCCCCATCATTCTTGGATAAACAACATATATCCCACCCAATCAAATGAGGTTTGCGTCGCTCCTCTTTGTCACCCCACAAAAAACCCCTTTGAATCTTCTCCATATCATCACAAAGAGTTTTAGGGAGTTTAGCATAATGCATGTGATAGTAAGGGATTGAACTAAGCACAGACTTTGATAAGGTAAGTCTACCCGCAAAGCTCAAGCACTGCTGCTTCCAACCACTAAGTCTATTTTGAATCTTGCCGATGATGTGTTGGAACTTTCCCCTAGTTGATCGACTTGGCGCTATGTTCGCCCCCAAGTATTTTCCTAGGTTATTGACCTGGGTGAAACCTGTGTGGTGAACAATATCATCTCTAGTCCTCTGATCCACATTCTTGGAGAAGAAAATCTGAGTCTTTTGACTATTAATCTTTTGGCCAGATGCTAGACAAAATTGGTCAAGGCAGTGCATGACACAATGCGCCTGTTCAATAGAAGCCTCTGCAAAAAGAAGATCATCAGCAAAAATAAGATGAGAAATTTTAGGCCCAGATCTACATGCACGCATAGGTTTCCAATAATTTGCTTCCACCTGATCTGCAATAATATGAGACAGACGGTCCATAcatataacaaataaataagggGACAAAGGATCACCTTGCCGAATACCTCTCGTAGGAGTAAAGGAATCTGTTTTATTCCCATTCCACAATATTTTAAACGACGGGGAAGATATGCAATGATGAATAAtacttataattttattagaaaaCTTACACTCTTTAAGACATTCTCCAACAAAATTCCAATTAAGACGGTCATATGCTTTCTCAAGGTCGATCTTAATAGACATGAAACTCTTATTACCTTTCATTTTAGACATAGCATGCACCATCTCTTGGGCAACAATTATATTATGATGAATTGTGCGCCCAGGGATGAAACTTGATTGATAAggagaaataatattattaagtaaATGCTTAATTCTATTGACAATAATCTTTGTGATGATTTTGTAAGCGACATTACACAAAGCGATAGGCCGAAAATGAGACACAAACTCCGGCTTATCCACTTTAGGAATCATCACAAGCAAAGTATTGTTAATAGAAGAAACAAGAGAAGGGTTACACCAAACCTGATTCACATACTGGTGAAGCGAATTGCCGACAATTTCCCAATAATGTTGAAAAAATAAAGCAGGGTAACCATCTTCTCCAGGGGCTTTATTAGGCCCCATGTCAAATAGGGCGCGCTTGCACTCTGTCAAAAGCACAATATCACTTAAGCTAGCCTGTTCGTTTTCCAGGTTTGAGGGATAAGTCGTCCAAGCGATAATGGGCTCTCGAATATGCTGCTCCTCCTTGTAGAGATTAATATAGAAGTCACGAACCATATTCTTGAGCCTATCTGGGTCTTCCTCCCAATTTCCCTCATCATTTCGAAGAGAAATAATcttatttttccttcttctaACAATAGTTTTGGAATGATAATAAGTAGTATTTCGATCCCCATCTGCAATCCATTGACCTCTTGACTTTTGGAACCACAACCACTCCTCTTGATATAAAGTGATAGCAAGTTGATCTTGGAGCTCCTTCTCTAAAATGTCTAGATATTCACTATAGCCATAGCTAGTACTATTTTGAATGCCCGACAATCTAGCCAAcaactctttctttcttttaaaaatatttccaaaagTCTCCTTGTTCCACTGCTTAAGATGAGGAGTGAGGTTATGAAGATGTGTCACTAAGTCGCTCCCTCCACCCCACTTATTGATAAGAAGATTTTGGAAGTCTTCATGAGTAATCCAGGCTGCCTCAAATCTAAACGGACGGTTTCTGCTAGAGACTGGTTCCCCCTCAGTCTGAACAATAATAGGATGGTGATCAGATTGCACACGCGGAAGGACTTTAGCCACTCCTTCATGAAATCTTAATCTCCATTTGACATTGCAGAGGATGCGATCTAGTCTCTTAAAGACTCTATCTCTCCCATTCCACCGAGGTCCCCTCCAAGTAAATTTAGTGCCAGCTGTATTAACATCCATTAACCTACAGTCATTGATCCAATCATTAAAATTATGACATTTTCTTATGTCCACCGGTGCTCCTCCCTTTTTCTCATCAGGATTTGCAATTTCATTGAAATCGCCCATCATGATCCAGGGCTCTTGTATGGTAGTTGCCATCTGGTGAAGCTTTTGCCATGTTTCGTTCCTCTCATGATCACGAGGACTAGCATAGACCACAGTAAGTAACCAAGGGTCCATGCTCTGCTCGCTAACCTGCACATGAAGGAAATGAAAGTCAGTCTTAATTAAGTGAACATTTATATCTGTCCTATTCCACATAAGCCAAATGCCACCAGAGAAGCCTCTAGCTTCAGaaactaaataaaatttaaagccAAGCTTTTTTATGGTGTTGACTGCAATGTTGCCGCTACACCGAGTTTCTTGTAAGGCTACCATATCCACTTTGTTATTTCTGCAAAAATTTGTAAGTGCTCTGCGAAAATTTTTTCCCCGAGCACCTCTGCAATTCCAAGTTATCACAATcattaaacacataaataaaaaaacaacagcGAAAAATAAGAgcaaaaaattcattaattcatGCTCATTTGAATATCATGGGTCAAACCCATAATAACTTTTTCCTCCGTCGATTCCATGCTCTTCATGTCTCCACTGgtaaaatttttgtatttttcttcaatttgaatGTGATCTTTGCCTAATATTAAATTAGGATCGTTGGACTTGTTGGGTTGAGTTGAATTCCCATCCTTCTCTAAATGACCTTCATAATAATGTTGGGTAGTCATTGTTATTGAAGGATCATGCTCTTTTCCCTTGTTTGGCCCCACGTTGAAGTTCCCCTCCCTCATTAAATTGGTTGTTTCTTCTTGTTGAAAAGCTTTGGGTTGGTTCCCTCCTTTAGTAACATTGCTTCCTTTGATTATATCATCTGGACCTTTACTAGAGCTCGTCCCATTTTTTTTTGCACCTAAAGGATCCATTCTAGGCCTCTTCTTTCTTGACTTGGGCttatttttttgtctcaaaCCATCATGGAAAGCTTCAATAGTTTTTTGCAACTGATTTTGCATGTTTCTCTCCCCATTAATAGCACCATTTTTAGTAAGTTGACTCAGCACATTCTCTACTTTCAAGTTTGCACCAAATCCgttcttatttattttctttccgtTTTTTTTCTTCCGTTCAACTCGGATCCACTCCCCATGCAAACTTTCCGGATCACATTCAATGCCATTTATTTCTGAGATTTCTGCAGGCTCCCTTCTCCGATCTTCCAAATTTTCAGTTTTCTCCATGGTTGTGTTGTTATCGCCGCCTTCCGTCATCGTTTCACGCTGTACTTCATTGTTATTCTTTTTTGTAGCCCCGTTGTCACTCTTCTCTCCTATGGTTGCTTTATCATTTCTCATCGCACAGTCCTTTAGAATGTGTCCATAACAGCCACACTGAGTGCATATGATATGTAGACCTTCATACTGGACTTGATACCATTCACCATTAATCCCGACGCGTCCTACTACAGGTTTTGTTAAATCGACTTCGACACACATTCTCGCAAATCTCCCCCGCGCCACATTCAGCGTGTGCATATCAACTTTGATTGGGGTGCCAACTAAGGAAGCCAAAGTCCACAGTATACTTTCGTCGTAGTAGACAAGGTTCAGACTAGGAATCCTTATCCACACCATGGTTTTATCTATCGTCGCGGTTGCTGCGTTGAACGTAGCAGTCCAATGTCGAACGGCTAAATAATGATCGTAGATCATCCAAGGACCTCCATTAATCACTTTATTCTTATCTTCTTCACAATTAAACTTGACCATATAAAATGAATTGCTCACAGCCATTAGTTCGAAACCTCCGATTAGATTccaaacattttccaatttcTTCTTCATATGGTTGTAGCCCAGATTTTTTCCAAGTAGTTTAACAACAAGGGCATCCTTCCATGGAATGCTTAGATCTTCAATAACCTTTTTCTCCACATGTAGCATCGGCATAAGACGATTTCCCCGAACCAGTTCCACATGTGCTAGCTTTGCTGCTAACAAATCGGTTTTTTTTCTTGCCATCACCACTTGAGATCCAAGCACCTTGTCTCTAAAGGACATGGTAACATTTGTATCCATCATTTTTGTAGTTCCCTGCTGTTTTCCATTCCCTCCTTTATCTGGTGGTTCAGGAAGCAAGCTTGATTCAGCCCTTCTATTATCTTTGGCCGTGAACATGAAGTCCATGACTCTCAGAGAGCGTTTTTTGCTTTTTctcagagagagagaggagcGTTCCAATTTAAGTTGAAATTATTAACATTTAAAACTATGTATATATCCAacaattaattcaataaataagtgaaatacgaagatcttttttttttatacgaatttatgttttccttttttttaatcttattcctttttttaaaaagaaaaaacttagaaggttttttttttaaataatgggTTAGAGAATATTTAATTGAATGCCACATAAGCAAGCTctctaattaaattaaatgacaCATAAACgatttctatgaaaatagtCAAATACACAAGAGAGCTCCGTTGGAATCCCGCTATGTATATAATAGAGATGTACCGTTTAAGATTTCACCCcccaaaaacattaaattttttatttattcactaCTCCATCcgtctcattttataagagatactttgactaaattgtattatttacttatcttgttttgacaatatttttttaataatatatagatataaaatattagcatata
This genomic interval from Trifolium pratense cultivar HEN17-A07 linkage group LG6, ARS_RC_1.1, whole genome shotgun sequence contains the following:
- the LOC123892267 gene encoding uncharacterized protein LOC123892267, which translates into the protein MDFMFTAKDNRRAESSLLPEPPDKGGNGKQQGTTKMMDTNVTMSFRDKVLGSQVVMARKKTDLLAAKLAHVELVRGNRLMPMLHVEKKVIEDLSIPWKDALVVKLLGKNLGYNHMKKKLENVWNLIGGFELMAVSNSFYMVKFNCEEDKNKVINGGPWMIYDHYLAVRHWTATFNAATATIDKTMVWIRIPSLNLVYYDESILWTLASLVGTPIKVDMHTLNVARGRFARMCVEVDLTKPVVGRVGINGEWYQVQYEGLHIICTQCGCYGHILKDCAMRNDKATIGEKSDNGATKKNNNEVQRETMTEGGDNNTTMEKTENLEDRRREPAEISEINGIECDPESLHGEWIRVERKKKNGKKINKNGFGANLKVENVLSQLTKNGAINGERNMQNQLQKTIEAFHDGLRQKNKPKSRKKRPRMDPLGAKKNGTSSSKGPDDIIKGSNVTKGGNQPKAFQQEETTNLMREGNFNVGPNKGKEHDPSITMTTQHYYEGHLEKDGNSTQPNKSNDPNLILGKDHIQIEEKYKNFTSGDMKSMESTEEKVIMGLTHDIQMSMN
- the LOC123889213 gene encoding tetratricopeptide repeat protein 4 homolog isoform X2 gives rise to the protein MALWMEKGSEPLTENEKADLEAIAAIKESAALELKEKGNQYVKMGKKHYSDAIDCYTRAINQKALSDSETSILFSNRAHVNLLLGNFRRALTDANDALKLNPSSIKAIYRAAKASISLNLLDEAQDYCQMGLHLDPKNEELKKLDNQIGLKILDNEKHEAQVSKAIAEAKEIVSATENRGLKIGKAMYRELTGLKKPVLDKSNILHWPVLLLYAEVMSSDFIEDFCETDMFSVHLDMVFADDQPLPWDVENNYKREFIELYYEAGLGLRLSKEKLLRYLLEGTAAASNGEGIGDDEKDAVDNLKQNQSSPKWIKVNERRTLHDVLKEPNFIIPEIPVFYVVSKQSSFYKKFKDGKWAPPSA
- the LOC123889213 gene encoding tetratricopeptide repeat protein 4 homolog isoform X1, translated to MALWMEKGSEPLTENEKADLEAIAAIKESAALELKEKGNQYVKMGKKHYSDAIDCYTRAINQKALSDSETSILFSNRAHVNLLLGNFRRALTDANDALKLNPSSIKAIYRAAKASISLNLLDEAQDYCQMGLHLDPKNEELKKLDNQIGLKILDNEKHEAQVSKAIAEAKEIVSATENRGLKIGKAMYRELTGLKKPVLDKSNILHWPVLLLYAEVMSSDFIEDFCETDMFSVHLDMVFADDQPLPWDVENNYKREFIELYYEVSFLLPLKLYSSYCCDKVIFTIRFFCLHCSYWHIVSNIGKLILQKQFFSLASYSLFYQAGLGLRLSKEKLLRYLLEGTAAASNGEGIGDDEKDAVDNLKQNQSSPKWIKVNERRTLHDVLKEPNFIIPEIPVFYVVSKQSSFYKKFKDGKWAPPSA